From Halorientalis litorea:
GACGCTCCCGCTTCGGGCGACCGCCGGGAAGCCGTTCCGTAAGACGGTTGTCGTCCGGTCCTGAACGGTCGGTATGCGCGTCGTCGTCAACGCCGCGATGAGTGCGGACGGAAAGCTCTCCTCGCGGGAGCGAACACAAATCGACATCTCCGGCCCCGCGGACTTCGAGCGCGTCGACCGCCTCCGCGCGGAGAGCGACGCCGTGATGGTCGGCGTCGGGACGGTGTTGGCCGACGACCCGTCGCTGACAGTCAAGGACGACGACCACAGGGCGACCCGGGAGGCGGCGGGCGAGTCGCCGAACCCGGCCCGCGTCGTCGCCGATTCGCGGATTCGGACGCCGCCGGACGCGACGGTACTCGACGACGCGGCACCGACCTATCTCCTCTGTAGTGAAGCCGCCCCGTCCGACTTCGTCGCCGAGATGGCGGACGCGGGCGCGACGGTATTCAGGGAAGGCGAGGACCGTGTCGAACTCGCGGCGGCGTTCGAGCGTCTCGAAGCCGCCGGCATCGAGCAGTTGCTCGTGGAGGGTGGCGGTGAACTCATCTTCTCGCTGTTCGCCAAGGGACTCGTCGACGACCTCTCCGTGTTCGTCGGGCCGACGATACTCGGCGGCCGGGACGCCCCGACGCTGGCCGACGGCGACGGCTTCACCGAGGACTTTCCCGAGCTAGCACTGACTGACGTGGAGCGTCTCGACGACGGCGTACTCCTGCGCTGGACCGTCGAGTAGAAAGGTCGTCGCGGCGTCGCCGTTCGGCCGTCTGAGGTCGATTCCTAGTGGTCGTGGCCGGTCATCTCGCCGAAGGTCTGTCCGAAGCGGTCCTCGAACAGGTCCATCGTCACCGACTCGACTTCCTGTAGTTCCGGGCTCGGGTCGCCCTGTCCGTGCGCCACGGCACCGTGGATGCGCTGGGCGAGGCCGAGCATGGCGATGTCACCGATGATTTCGGGGTTGTCCTCCTCGCCCTCCCGGAGCATGTCGAGCATGGCTACGGGAACGGAGAGTTCGTCGACTGTACCGTCGTCTGCTTCGATAGTGAGTGTGACAGTCTCGTCTGTCATGCCGTACTGTTGCGCCGCCGGGTTAATCCATCTGTTGGGTGGGGACGCGTCGGCGGTTACGCTCCCTCGGCCGCGATGGCCTCGGCACGCTCTTTGAGCGCGTCGTTCATGGCGTCGAACCCGGCCAGAAGGGGAGCCTCCTGCAACACGAGTCCCACGAGCAGGCCGCTGAACGTCTCACGCTGGGTGAAGCGGACTCCTCCCGCATCACGCTCCTCGATGTCGAACCCGTGCCGGCCGTCGAACAGTCCCTGTACGAACAGTTTGCCGTACCACTCCAGTGTCTCGCCCTCGCGGGCCGAGAGGACACGGGGGCGGAACGTCGCGGCACGGCCACCCGGCGGCTCCACGCGGACGGTGAGCCGTTCACCGCGTTCGGCTGTCCCCTCGATACTGGTGATGAGTGGGTTCCACTCCGGATACGTCTCGAAATCGGTGAGCACGCTCCAGACGACCGAGGCGGGTGCGTCGATGTCGACGCTCGCAGATAGGCGTTGCATACCCGGTAGAGGTCGGCAGAGGACTTCGCTTCGTCGGTTGCGCGACGGTTCGTCTGACCTCGCTAGTCGTCCGCGGCCGCCGTCTCGCCCTCCTCGGCGGCGACAGTGGCGTAGTCTTCGAGGTAGTCGTCGGCGTCGAGGGCCGCCTTCGAGCCCATCCCGCCGGCCGTGATGGCCTGCTGATAGTGGAAGTCCACCACGTCGCCCGCGCCGAAGATACCGTCGACGGCAGTGCGGGTCTGGCCACTGCCCCTGCCGCCCTCGGTGACGAGGTATCCATCGTCGTCCATCTCGACGCCAGTGTCCGTCAGATAGTCCGTGTTGGGGGTGTGGCCGATGGCGAGGAAGACGGCACCCACGTCGAACTCGAACCGCTCCGTGTCCGGGTCGTCGAGTTTGTCGGTGGGGTGGCCCTCGGGGTGGCGCACGAGGTCGACGTAGTCCACGCCATCGGCCTCCGAGCCGTGAATATCGACGGCCTCTGTGTTCCGCATGATTTCCACGTCTCCCGACTCGACTTTCTCCTCGATGCGGTCGACCCAGTAGTCCTCGGCACGGAACTCCTCGCGCCGGTGGGCGATGTAGACGGTGTCGGCGAACTTCGTGAGGAAGTTGGCTTCCTCCATCGCGGCGTCGCCGCCGCCGATGACGAGCATGTCCTCGCCGCGGAAGAACGCGCCGTCACAGGTCGCACAGGTCGAGACACCGAAGCCCATCAGGTCGTCCTCGCCGGGGATGCCAAGCGTTCGGGCACTCGCGCCGGAGGCAGCGATGACGGCGTCGGCGGTGTAGACATCGCCGTTCGAGAGTTCCACACGGAAGGGACGTTGCGTGTCGTCGATATCCGCGACGATACCGTGGTCGATTTCGGCCCCGAACTGCGTGGCCTGCTCTTTCATGTTGTTCACGAGGTCCGGGCCGCTGATGCCGTCGGGGAAGCCGGGGTAGTTGGCCACGTCGGTCGTGAGCGTCAACTGTCCCCCGGGTTCGTCCCCCTCCAGAACGAGCGGGTCGTTGTTCGAGCGGGCGGCGTAGATGGCTGCAGTCAAGCCAGCGATACCGGTGCCAGCGATTATCAGTTGCCGGTGTTCGACGGCCTCGTCTGTCATACGTGACGGTACTCCGGGACGGCGTATTAACCCTACGCTGTCCCGAGTCGGGCACACACCCGAACGACACGCTTAGGGGGCCGTGCCGCCCCGCTTCGGACATGACCGCGGACCTCACCGAGAAGACGGACCGGTACGAGAACCTGCTCGCCGAGGCACTCGCCGAAGCCGAGGTGGCGGTGCCCCCAGAGACGCCGCTTGGCGATGCGGCGGGAGAGTTCGAGGAGATGGCCCGGTCGTATCTCGAAGACGGACGACACTTCCGGGACGACGACGACCCGGTGAACGCCCTCGCGGCGTTCTCGTACGGACACGCGTGGCTGGATGCGGGTGCCCGGATGGGGTTGTTCGACGTGCCCGAACACGGACATCTCTTCACCGTGTAGTCCGCCACACCGCCGCCCGACCCGCCTCGGTTCCACGTAGCAACCCGTAAACTCTCGAATACCGAACGTATTGGTATCCCTCCAATACAATTATGATAGATAATCTCGTGTGAAACAAACGTGGGGGGAACCACAACATGCGAACCAGCAGACGTAGCTTTCTCCGGGGTATCGGTGCAGGGGCCGTCACCGCGGGTGGCTTGAGCGGCGTGGCATCGGCACAGGAAGACGCATCGAAGCTTCGGGTCGTCAACGCGCTGCCCGACGAGTCGAGCATCGACGTGTTCACCGACGCGTTTCGGCGGTTCGACGACGTTTCGTTCGGGGATATCGCCCGCTACGAGTTCTTGATCGACGAAGAGGTGGACATCACCGTCGTGTCGTCGGGGGACGACAGAGACGAGGCACTCCTCGAAACGACCGTCTCACTGGACCCCGGAACGAGTTACACGCTCGGGGTGACGAACAGTGCCGACGACCCGGAACTCGCCACGTTCGTGGACGAGAACGAACAGCCGTCACTGAAATCGCGGTTCCGTGCGGTCCACCTCTCGCCGGACGCTCCGACGCTCGAAGTCGACGAGGAGGACGTGTTCTCGTTCGACGACTTCGTGGCTCGTGACCTCGACTACACGGCCGCGAGCGCGTACGAGGAATTGTTGACCGGACACCTCTGTTTCGAGGTCGAACCGGCCGACGAGTGGGGCGACAACGACCTCGCGGTGTACGAGGACGAGTTCGACAGTGGCGAGACGTACACACTGTTCATCGTCGGCCTGAACGACGCGGACGACGAGGACCCGCCGCTCCAAGTCGTCACCAGCAAAGACACCTGACGGTTGGGTCCGCCGGGCAGTACGCCCCGACCGGGACGCGTTCCGTGTCGTTACCAGACACGCTTCCCGTGTGTGGGTCTCTGCCACAATCTGTCGAAACGTTTAAACACGCTCGGCACTAACGATTAGTTAGGAAATCGCCGGTAAGTTTTTATTGCTTTCCCCACCGGCAATCCAGACCACCCATCATGAGCGACACAACAATACGTTCCCCCGAGACAGAACGAACCCGAGAGACCAACACGGAAACCGAGTCGGAGACGGAATCGGAATCGGTCGACCACTGCCCGGAGTGTGGCGGGAACCTCGTCACCGACACCGAACACGGCGAGACAGTGTGTTCGGACTGCGGCCTCGTCGTCGAGGAGGACGAAATCGACCGCGGGCCGGAGTGGCGCGCGTTCAATTCGAACGAGAAAGACGAGAAGTCCCGCGTCGGTGCCCCCACCACCAACATGATGCACGACAAGGGACTGTCGACCAACATCGGCTGGCAGGACAAAGACGCCTACGGGCGGTCACTGAACGCCAGCCAGCGTCAGAAGATGCAGCGGCTGCGCAAGTGGAACGAGCGGTTCCGCACTCGCGACTCGAAAGAGCGCAACCTCAAGCAGGCACTCGGCGAAATCGACCGCATGGCCTCCGCCCTCGGCCTCCCCGAGAACGTCCGCGAGACTGCCAGCGTCATCTACCGCCGCGCGCTGGACGAGGACCTCCTCCCCGGCCGCTCCATCGAAGGCGTCTCCACGGCCGCACTCTACGCCGCCGCCCGACAGGCCGGAACGCCCCGGAGCATCGACGAAATCGTCGCCGTCTCCCGCGTCGAGGAGATGGAGATGACCCGGACGTACCGCTACGTCGTGCGGGAACTGAACCTCGAAATCCAGCCCGCCGACCCCGAGAGCTACGTCCCCCGCTTCGTCTCCGACCTCGACCTCTCCGACGAAGTCGAACGCCGCGCCCGCGAACTGCTCGACTCCGCCCGTGACCGGGGCATCCTCAGCGGGAAGTCGCCGGTAGGACTGGCCGCCGCCGCCGTCTACGCCGCCGCCCTCCTGACCAACGAGAAGGTCACACAGAGTGAGGTCAGCGAGGTGGCGAACATCAGCGAAGTCACCATCCGCAACCGGTACAAGGAACTCCTCGAATCCGAGGAAGTCCCGCTCTGAGCGGACAACGGCCGGTGAGTACGCGACAAGCTTTTTCTTCTCGGGGTGTGTGAACGTAGGACACATGAGAGAGGCATACGTCCGGTTGCTCTGTCCCGAGTGTAAGAAAGAGTGGGAGTCGACGCCGAACGACCTCCCGGCGGCGAAGCGGACGTTTCACTGCCCGAACTGTCACGCGAGCAGACGGCTGGCCGAGTTCACCCGGACGGAACGGGACCTAGAGACGCTGAAATCGCTCCAGTAGTCACTCACCGGTCGGAGAGCGCGCGCCACACGCCTCACACTGCAACAGCAACGCGCCCTGCTCACGCACGAACTTCGTGTCTGGGAGTCCGCACTCCGGGCAGAGAACGTACGCCTCGGTGTAGGCGTCGATAGCGTCGCTGATGCGGTCGGCGTCGAACGACCCCGTGAGCCGTGCGCGGCCGCTCTCGTCGATGTGACCGCTCGTCCCCAAGTCGCCTTGGAGGAACTTCATCACGTGGTCCTCGTCGCGGTCGAGTCGCTTCGTCGTAGCTTGGAAGTTCTCGTAGACAGTGACGTTCCCCTCCTGCCGTACGTCGGGGTCAGGTACCTCGAAGCGGTCGGAATTCCCCTCGATGTCGGGCGTCGATTCCATCGCACGGTCGAGTTGCTCGTCGTAGTCCATACGCGACAGGTACCACTCGCAGGACAAAAACCTTTCAACGAGTGACCACCCGCGACAGCGACGTTCGTACCGGATGTGCTACAACTTCTCGCTAGTTTCACGTCGTGGGAAATTACTTGAAAACCCCCATATCAAAGGGTCTCCGCCGGGGCTGTGTGTTAACGGCCCTCAGAGTAATACTATAACCCTTGAGTGGTTAGCCTCGGGTGACCATGAAAAAGCAGGAACTCATCCATCTCCACGGCCTGCTGGCCCAGGTACAGAACCACTACGAAGAAGAGACCGGCAACGACGTCGAACACGACGAGTACGCCTCCGTGAGTGTCCGACCGACATCCATCCACATGTCGAAAGACGACCACAAGGACGCCGTGTTCGCGCTGGCGGCCGGCATCACCTCGGAACTCGCCGACGAAGCGACCGAACAGGTTCCCGCCGCTGCGGACTGAAGGCTCCTCGTTACTGCTGTTCTCTCCGATTGTAGCGACAGCCCCATCGGTCCCACCCTCCGGTCCGTCACCGAACCGCCGGGGTCACTTGTCGATGAGTTCCTCGAACTCGGGGAGGACGTCGTCCGTCTCGACCGGTTCCGACCCCTGCTCGACTTCGATGGCCGACTCGTCGGTCATTTCGGGCGTGTCGGTCGTTTCGACCGTCTCCTCCGTCGTCTCGTCGTCTGGCGTGTCTGTCTGCTCGACTTCGAGGACTTCGAGCGGGATGTTCTCCAGTCGCTGGCCGATTTCTTTCCGTGCGATGCGGGCGGCGTGTTCGTCCCGCTCGACGTTGAACACGGTCATCTCCAGTTCGAGAGCGACGAGACTCTCGTCGGCCGCGATGAACGCTGGTTCGTGTTCTTCCCCACAGTGTGGGCAAGACCGCTCACCCATGTTTATCTCGACGTAGTTGAGGTCGGGGTTCAGCATCTCACCGGTCTTCGAGATGGCGATACGAACTGCCTCGTCCGCCGTCTCCACGTCGTACACCGGGACTGCGGCCTCCACGACGACTCGACAATTCATGCCACACTCTTTGTGGTGCAATGATAAGAAGGTTGGCGTCCGTTCACACGGTAGTCCGTACCTTATTCGGCCGGAGCGCGCCTGAGCGGGCGAACTGACTCGTAACCCCCAAGCCCGTCGCCGCCGTTGCTTCCCACGATGGAACAGGGCGTCATCGACATCGATTCCCTCGCCGGCGGCTTCGATTTACAGGCCACCGTCGAGAGCGGACAGTCGTATCTCTGGAACCGCGCCGACGGCACCACCTACGAGACTGACGCCGCCCACGGTGGCGACGCGTGGTACTGGACGACGTTCCGCCCCGACGAGCGGGCCGACCCGGCGGTCCTCCGGGTCCGGCAGGTCGACGGACAGATACGGTGGGAGTCACACGTCGACGCCGCCGAGCGACTCCGCCACTGGCTCAGGCTGGACGACAACCTCGACGCAATCGTGGCGTCGGCCCCGGAGGACCGACTGCTCCGGGACGCCTACGACACATACCGCGGAATGCGTCTCGTCCGTGACCCGCCTTTCGGCGCGCTCATATCGTTCATCTGCTCGGCACAGATGCGCGTCAGCCGCATCCACGGCATGCAGGTGGCTCTCCGGCGAGCCCACGGCGAGGCGGTCGACTTCGACGGGGAGACGTACCACGCGTATCCGACACCCGAGGCGTTGGCGGCGACGACGGAGTCCGCGCTTCGTGACCTCGGTTTGGGCTACCGAGCACCCTACGTCCAGCGGAGCGCGGAGATGGTCGCCACCGGCGAGGCCCACCCCGGCGACGCTCGTGGACTGTCCTACGAGGAGGCCCGCGAGTTCCTCACACAGTTCGTCGGTGTCGGGCAGAAAGTCGCGGACTGCGTGTTGCTGTTCTCGCTGGGGTACCTCGAAGCCGTCCCGCTCGATACGTGGATTCGGACGACCATCGAGGAGTACTATCCAGACTGCGAGAAGGGGTCCTACGCCGACACCTCGCGTGCCATCCGCGAGACGTTAGGCGGCGAGTACGCCGGCTATACCCAGACGTACGTCTTCCATTACCTCCGCAACGGCGGCGAGTGAGGGCGGGGTTTTTCGGGCAGGACGAGCGTACCTCGGTGCATGAGCGACGACAGAGCGCGCGCACACGTGTTCGTCTCGGGAACGGTCCAAGGCGTCTACTACCGAGCGACGACGCGGGACACCGCCCGCGAGCGTGGTGTCGACGGCTGGGTCCGCAACCTGGACGACGGCCGCGTCGAGGCCGTGTTCGAGGGCCCCGAACCGGCCGTCGAGGGGATGGTCGAGTGGTGTCACGAGGGGAGCCCACAGGCCACCGTCGAGGGTGTCGAGGTGGAGTACGGAGAACCACAGGGCCTCGACGGGTTCGAGGTTCGGTGGTAGCGACCGCCCGGCCCGCGGCGAGCGACGGGGAACCACCGCAGGCTTAACGGCGCGCCCCCCGAAGCGGGCCATATGATGCGGGCACAGGACCAAGCGGTCCTCGACGAGAACGCCGCGGCACTCGGCGTGCCGCGGAAACAGTTGATGGAGTCGAGCGGGAACGCCGTCGCACGGGTCGTCGAAGACGTGGCCGACGACGGCGACGACGTGGCCGTCCTCGCCGGACGGGGCAACAACGGCGGCGACGGGTTCGTCGCCGCGCGCTTCCTCCGTGATTACGACGTGACCGTTCACCTACTGGGTCGCGCCGAGACGATTACCACCGACATCGCACGGGCGAACTGGGACGCCCTCCAGCGGGCCGAACTCGACGCCCACGCGGTGCGAGACTCGACCGCCCTCGAACTCGGGGACCCCGACGTACTCGTCGACGCGATGCTCGGCACGGGCGTGACGGGCGCGCCTCGGGAACCCGAGGCGACTGCCGTCCGGCAGGTCAACGACTGCACTGCGACAGTCGTCGCCGTCGACGTTCCGTCGGGCGTGGACGCCGACACGGGCGAGGCCGCCGGCGTCGCCGTCGACGCCGACCACGTGGTGACCTTCCACGAGACCAAGCCCGGACTGGCCGACGTGGACGCGGCGGTGACCGTCGCGGACATCGGCATCCCCGAGGCCGCCGAGACGTTCGTCGGCCGGGGGGACCTCCTGCGTCTCTCGCGTGACCCGACGAGTCACAAGGGCGACCACGGCGAGGTGTTGGTCGTCGGTGGCGGACCCTACACCGGCGCGCCCGCACTCGCCGCCCAGTCCGCGTTCCGCGCCGGTGCCGACCTCGTGCGGGTCGCCTGCCCCAAGTCGGTCGCCAGTGAGGTACAGGGCTACGAGGAGGGCATCATCACCCGCCCGTTCGCCGGGCAGATGCTCCGACCGGGCCACGTGGACGAACTGCTTGACCGAGCAGTCGAACACGACACCGTCGTGTTCGGGCCGGGACTGGGGAACGCCGACGGGACGCTGACGGCCGTCCGGGAGTTCCTCGCCGAGTACGACGGACGGGCCGTCGTGGACGCCGACGCACTGCAGGTCGTCCCCGAAGTAGACACCGACGCGACGTTGCTCTGTACGCCACACCAGGGCGAACTCCGGCAGATAGGCGGGGAGACGAGCGAAGACTGGCGCGAGCGGCGGGCACTCGTGGCTGACTTCGCGGCGGACGTCGGGCACACGCTGCTCGTCAAGGGGGCCGACGACGTGGTGTCCGACGGCGAGACGACGCGCGTCAACCGGACCGGGAACCCCGGGATGACCGTGGGCGGCACCGGCGACGTACTCGCGGGCGCGGCCGGCGCGCTCCTGTGTACGCAGACGCCGGTGGACGCCGCGGCAATCGCGGCGTACGCGAACGGGCGGGCGGGCGACATCGTGGTCGACGAGCGCGGCCACGGCCTCATCGCCTCGGACCTGTTCGACGCGCTCCCGACGGCACTCTGGGGGGAGCGATGAGCGACGACACGGGCGGGGCGGCGAGCGAAGGGACGGACGACGACCTGACGCACACCGACGAGAGCGGCGACGTGCAGATGGTCGACGTGGGCGACAAGCCCGACACGGCCCGCCGGGCGGTGGCCCGCGGGGAGATACGGCTCCAGCCCCCGACGCTCGCGGCCATCGAGGGGAACGAAGTCGCCAAGGGAGACGTGCTCGCGACGGCCCGCGTCGGCGCG
This genomic window contains:
- a CDS encoding 2,5-diamino-6-(ribosylamino)-4(3H)-pyrimidinone 5'-phosphate reductase, whose product is MRVVVNAAMSADGKLSSRERTQIDISGPADFERVDRLRAESDAVMVGVGTVLADDPSLTVKDDDHRATREAAGESPNPARVVADSRIRTPPDATVLDDAAPTYLLCSEAAPSDFVAEMADAGATVFREGEDRVELAAAFERLEAAGIEQLLVEGGGELIFSLFAKGLVDDLSVFVGPTILGGRDAPTLADGDGFTEDFPELALTDVERLDDGVLLRWTVE
- a CDS encoding DUF7545 family protein — its product is MTDETVTLTIEADDGTVDELSVPVAMLDMLREGEEDNPEIIGDIAMLGLAQRIHGAVAHGQGDPSPELQEVESVTMDLFEDRFGQTFGEMTGHDH
- a CDS encoding SRPBCC domain-containing protein, whose protein sequence is MQRLSASVDIDAPASVVWSVLTDFETYPEWNPLITSIEGTAERGERLTVRVEPPGGRAATFRPRVLSAREGETLEWYGKLFVQGLFDGRHGFDIEERDAGGVRFTQRETFSGLLVGLVLQEAPLLAGFDAMNDALKERAEAIAAEGA
- a CDS encoding NAD(P)/FAD-dependent oxidoreductase gives rise to the protein MTDEAVEHRQLIIAGTGIAGLTAAIYAARSNNDPLVLEGDEPGGQLTLTTDVANYPGFPDGISGPDLVNNMKEQATQFGAEIDHGIVADIDDTQRPFRVELSNGDVYTADAVIAASGASARTLGIPGEDDLMGFGVSTCATCDGAFFRGEDMLVIGGGDAAMEEANFLTKFADTVYIAHRREEFRAEDYWVDRIEEKVESGDVEIMRNTEAVDIHGSEADGVDYVDLVRHPEGHPTDKLDDPDTERFEFDVGAVFLAIGHTPNTDYLTDTGVEMDDDGYLVTEGGRGSGQTRTAVDGIFGAGDVVDFHYQQAITAGGMGSKAALDADDYLEDYATVAAEEGETAAADD
- a CDS encoding DUF357 domain-containing protein yields the protein MTADLTEKTDRYENLLAEALAEAEVAVPPETPLGDAAGEFEEMARSYLEDGRHFRDDDDPVNALAAFSYGHAWLDAGARMGLFDVPEHGHLFTV
- a CDS encoding DUF4397 domain-containing protein; this translates as MRTSRRSFLRGIGAGAVTAGGLSGVASAQEDASKLRVVNALPDESSIDVFTDAFRRFDDVSFGDIARYEFLIDEEVDITVVSSGDDRDEALLETTVSLDPGTSYTLGVTNSADDPELATFVDENEQPSLKSRFRAVHLSPDAPTLEVDEEDVFSFDDFVARDLDYTAASAYEELLTGHLCFEVEPADEWGDNDLAVYEDEFDSGETYTLFIVGLNDADDEDPPLQVVTSKDT
- a CDS encoding transcription initiation factor IIB, which translates into the protein MSDTTIRSPETERTRETNTETESETESESVDHCPECGGNLVTDTEHGETVCSDCGLVVEEDEIDRGPEWRAFNSNEKDEKSRVGAPTTNMMHDKGLSTNIGWQDKDAYGRSLNASQRQKMQRLRKWNERFRTRDSKERNLKQALGEIDRMASALGLPENVRETASVIYRRALDEDLLPGRSIEGVSTAALYAAARQAGTPRSIDEIVAVSRVEEMEMTRTYRYVVRELNLEIQPADPESYVPRFVSDLDLSDEVERRARELLDSARDRGILSGKSPVGLAAAAVYAAALLTNEKVTQSEVSEVANISEVTIRNRYKELLESEEVPL
- a CDS encoding DUF7836 family putative zinc-binding protein, which produces MREAYVRLLCPECKKEWESTPNDLPAAKRTFHCPNCHASRRLAEFTRTERDLETLKSLQ
- a CDS encoding translation initiation factor IF-2 subunit beta codes for the protein MDYDEQLDRAMESTPDIEGNSDRFEVPDPDVRQEGNVTVYENFQATTKRLDRDEDHVMKFLQGDLGTSGHIDESGRARLTGSFDADRISDAIDAYTEAYVLCPECGLPDTKFVREQGALLLQCEACGARSPTGE
- a CDS encoding UPF0058 family protein, with the protein product MKKQELIHLHGLLAQVQNHYEEETGNDVEHDEYASVSVRPTSIHMSKDDHKDAVFALAAGITSELADEATEQVPAAAD
- a CDS encoding DUF555 domain-containing protein, translating into MNCRVVVEAAVPVYDVETADEAVRIAISKTGEMLNPDLNYVEINMGERSCPHCGEEHEPAFIAADESLVALELEMTVFNVERDEHAARIARKEIGQRLENIPLEVLEVEQTDTPDDETTEETVETTDTPEMTDESAIEVEQGSEPVETDDVLPEFEELIDK
- a CDS encoding DNA-3-methyladenine glycosylase family protein — encoded protein: MEQGVIDIDSLAGGFDLQATVESGQSYLWNRADGTTYETDAAHGGDAWYWTTFRPDERADPAVLRVRQVDGQIRWESHVDAAERLRHWLRLDDNLDAIVASAPEDRLLRDAYDTYRGMRLVRDPPFGALISFICSAQMRVSRIHGMQVALRRAHGEAVDFDGETYHAYPTPEALAATTESALRDLGLGYRAPYVQRSAEMVATGEAHPGDARGLSYEEAREFLTQFVGVGQKVADCVLLFSLGYLEAVPLDTWIRTTIEEYYPDCEKGSYADTSRAIRETLGGEYAGYTQTYVFHYLRNGGE
- a CDS encoding acylphosphatase, producing MSDDRARAHVFVSGTVQGVYYRATTRDTARERGVDGWVRNLDDGRVEAVFEGPEPAVEGMVEWCHEGSPQATVEGVEVEYGEPQGLDGFEVRW
- a CDS encoding NAD(P)H-hydrate dehydratase codes for the protein MMRAQDQAVLDENAAALGVPRKQLMESSGNAVARVVEDVADDGDDVAVLAGRGNNGGDGFVAARFLRDYDVTVHLLGRAETITTDIARANWDALQRAELDAHAVRDSTALELGDPDVLVDAMLGTGVTGAPREPEATAVRQVNDCTATVVAVDVPSGVDADTGEAAGVAVDADHVVTFHETKPGLADVDAAVTVADIGIPEAAETFVGRGDLLRLSRDPTSHKGDHGEVLVVGGGPYTGAPALAAQSAFRAGADLVRVACPKSVASEVQGYEEGIITRPFAGQMLRPGHVDELLDRAVEHDTVVFGPGLGNADGTLTAVREFLAEYDGRAVVDADALQVVPEVDTDATLLCTPHQGELRQIGGETSEDWRERRALVADFAADVGHTLLVKGADDVVSDGETTRVNRTGNPGMTVGGTGDVLAGAAGALLCTQTPVDAAAIAAYANGRAGDIVVDERGHGLIASDLFDALPTALWGER